From one Butyricimonas faecihominis genomic stretch:
- the purD gene encoding phosphoribosylamine--glycine ligase, translated as MKVLLLGSGGREHALAWKINQSERLTKLYVAPGNAGTAEIAENVNIKVTDFEALANFVENNAIDMLVVGPEDPLVEGIRDYFEADARFARLMIVGPGKAGAILEGSKDFAKEFMFRHHIPTAGYLTVTKDNLEKGFAFLETLKPPYVLKADGLAAGKGVLILDNLEEAKRELELMLGGKFGKAGNQVVIEEYLKGIELSVFALTDGRSYKILGSAKDYKRIGEGDIGLNTGGMGAVSPVPFANEEFNRKVEERVVRPTIEGLQKDGIDYKGFVFFGLMNVGGDPYVIEYNVRMGDPETEVVMPRLKTDILSLFEAMAKGELEQAAFELDDRFCTTVMLVSQGYPGDYEKGKEITGVPDVKGSIVFHAGTKLADGKVVTNGGRVIAVSSFGKTMREALAQSYENVAKIHFDGMNFRRDIGFDL; from the coding sequence ATGAAAGTATTATTATTGGGTAGCGGTGGACGCGAACATGCGTTGGCGTGGAAAATAAATCAGAGTGAAAGATTAACAAAGTTATATGTTGCTCCGGGAAATGCCGGGACGGCAGAGATAGCTGAAAATGTAAATATCAAGGTAACGGATTTCGAGGCGTTGGCAAATTTCGTGGAGAATAACGCTATCGATATGCTGGTTGTCGGACCGGAAGATCCTCTGGTGGAGGGTATTCGGGATTATTTTGAGGCAGACGCTCGTTTTGCCCGACTGATGATCGTGGGACCGGGAAAAGCGGGTGCTATTCTGGAAGGAAGTAAGGATTTTGCGAAGGAATTTATGTTCCGCCACCATATCCCGACAGCCGGTTATTTGACGGTGACGAAGGATAATCTTGAAAAAGGGTTTGCTTTTTTGGAGACGTTGAAACCGCCTTACGTGTTGAAAGCGGACGGGTTGGCAGCCGGGAAAGGCGTGTTGATTCTGGATAATTTGGAAGAGGCGAAGAGGGAGTTGGAACTGATGTTGGGAGGAAAGTTCGGGAAGGCCGGGAATCAGGTGGTGATCGAGGAGTATTTGAAAGGTATAGAGCTTTCCGTGTTCGCGCTGACGGATGGGAGAAGTTATAAAATATTGGGTTCTGCCAAAGACTACAAGCGTATTGGTGAGGGTGATATAGGGTTGAACACGGGTGGTATGGGGGCCGTTTCTCCGGTACCGTTTGCCAATGAAGAGTTCAACCGGAAGGTGGAAGAGCGGGTGGTGCGCCCCACGATCGAGGGATTACAAAAAGACGGGATTGACTACAAGGGATTTGTCTTTTTCGGCCTAATGAATGTTGGTGGTGATCCTTACGTGATCGAGTATAACGTGCGTATGGGAGACCCGGAGACAGAGGTGGTGATGCCGAGATTGAAAACAGATATTTTGTCTCTTTTCGAGGCGATGGCCAAGGGGGAGCTGGAACAGGCGGCGTTCGAACTGGATGATCGTTTCTGTACGACCGTGATGCTTGTTTCTCAGGGGTATCCCGGGGATTACGAGAAAGGAAAGGAGATCACGGGTGTACCGGACGTGAAGGGGAGTATCGTGTTCCACGCGGGGACGAAGTTGGCAGACGGGAAGGTCGTGACGAACGGGGGACGCGTGATTGCTGTGAGTTCGTTCGGGAAGACTATGCGGGAGGCTTTGGCCCAGTCTTACGAGAACGTGGCCAAGATTCATTTCGACGGGATGAATTTCAGAAGAGATATTGGTTTTGATTTGTAA
- a CDS encoding Fic/DOC family protein, which yields MNRYTTNGEEGEILPNLLGITDDETLHNAEFEGFLMAEILFTEKLTPKTKFSVKYICDIHRTALKELYSFAGRFRSVNISKGGFVFPAGRFIPDSMRIFEEEILSQLPDHYTSQQALIKDIAKVHGELLFIHPFREGNGRTSRILANLMARKQGYPGLNFKRIDFNEYIIAVQQVARKDYSRMEQIIAYTF from the coding sequence ATGAACAGATACACCACCAATGGCGAAGAGGGAGAAATTCTCCCGAATTTACTCGGAATCACGGACGATGAGACACTTCACAACGCGGAATTCGAGGGATTCCTGATGGCAGAAATCCTGTTCACGGAAAAGCTAACGCCCAAGACAAAATTTTCAGTCAAATACATCTGTGACATCCACCGCACGGCGCTAAAAGAACTCTACTCCTTTGCCGGGCGTTTCCGTTCCGTCAACATTTCCAAAGGCGGATTCGTGTTCCCGGCCGGAAGATTTATCCCAGATAGTATGCGCATTTTCGAAGAAGAAATTCTTTCCCAACTCCCTGATCACTACACCAGCCAACAAGCTCTGATAAAAGACATCGCCAAAGTACACGGTGAATTACTCTTCATCCACCCGTTCCGGGAAGGCAACGGCAGGACATCCCGTATTCTCGCCAACCTCATGGCACGAAAACAAGGTTACCCCGGCTTAAACTTCAAAAGGATTGATTTTAATGAATATATTATCGCTGTTCAGCAAGTAGCACGAAAAGACTACTCCAGAATGGAGCAGATTATCGCTTACACGTTTTAA
- a CDS encoding DUF2461 domain-containing protein produces MKEPVTCNFSMAEVFRFLEELRENNNREWFNAHKEWYLAVKAGHEDFINRVIPALAVTEPEVDGLTAKDCIFRIYRDVRFSPNKEPYKTHIGAYMVKGGKQSPRAGYYVHIEPGNCMIGGGIWCPEPSLLKALRKDVYDNVDEFTGIIRDAEFQKHYVLEGEKLKKVPAPFPADFPEGDLLKYKSYTVSNYVPDSFFEGEDVVERCVERLLLMQPFNRFLNYTVEETWR; encoded by the coding sequence ATGAAAGAACCTGTAACTTGTAACTTTTCAATGGCGGAAGTGTTCCGGTTTTTGGAAGAGTTGAGGGAGAATAATAACCGGGAGTGGTTTAATGCGCATAAGGAGTGGTATTTGGCTGTAAAGGCCGGGCATGAGGATTTCATTAACCGGGTGATTCCGGCGTTGGCTGTAACGGAACCGGAGGTGGACGGGTTGACGGCGAAAGATTGTATTTTCAGAATTTACCGGGATGTCCGGTTTTCGCCGAACAAGGAGCCTTATAAGACGCATATTGGGGCGTACATGGTGAAGGGTGGTAAGCAAAGTCCCCGGGCGGGATATTACGTGCATATAGAACCGGGGAATTGTATGATCGGGGGTGGAATTTGGTGTCCGGAACCATCGTTGCTGAAGGCTTTGCGGAAAGACGTGTATGATAATGTAGATGAGTTTACGGGAATTATCCGGGATGCGGAATTCCAAAAACATTACGTGTTGGAGGGGGAGAAGTTGAAAAAGGTGCCTGCACCTTTTCCTGCCGATTTTCCGGAAGGGGATTTGTTGAAATACAAGTCTTACACGGTATCGAATTATGTTCCCGATTCGTTTTTCGAGGGGGAGGACGTGGTTGAACGGTGTGTGGAGCGACTTTTACTGATGCAGCCTTTTAATCGTTTTTTAAATTACACGGTGGAGGAAACGTGGAGGTGA
- a CDS encoding cob(I)yrinic acid a,c-diamide adenosyltransferase, translating to MKVYTKTGDKGTTALIGGTRVAKNNVRLEAYGGVDELNSHLGMIRSYPIDEESVKQLIEIQNVLFVVGANLATDTAVSNMQKKLPCTDEDVAFLERAIDKMDEELPPLQYFVLPGGRPEVSACHIARTVCRRVERRIIDMSEEIEVEDIIVRYVNRLSDYLFVLGRKLAKDCGLEEVKWVPRN from the coding sequence ATGAAGGTTTACACGAAAACAGGAGATAAGGGGACGACGGCTTTGATCGGGGGAACCCGGGTGGCAAAGAATAACGTGAGGTTAGAGGCTTACGGGGGTGTTGACGAGTTGAACAGTCATTTGGGGATGATTCGGTCGTACCCGATTGATGAGGAGAGCGTGAAACAGTTGATCGAGATTCAAAACGTGTTGTTCGTGGTCGGGGCAAACTTGGCAACGGACACGGCGGTGAGTAATATGCAGAAGAAATTGCCTTGCACGGATGAGGACGTGGCTTTTTTGGAGAGGGCGATAGACAAGATGGATGAGGAGTTGCCGCCACTGCAGTATTTCGTTTTGCCGGGAGGACGGCCGGAGGTATCGGCTTGTCATATTGCCCGTACGGTTTGCCGTCGGGTGGAACGCCGGATTATTGATATGAGCGAGGAAATAGAGGTGGAGGATATTATCGTGCGGTATGTGAATCGCCTTTCCGATTATTTGTTTGTGCTGGGGCGTAAGCTGGCAAAGGATTGCGGGCTGGAAGAGGTGAAATGGGTGCCGAGAAATTGA
- the recG gene encoding ATP-dependent DNA helicase RecG produces MLELAGLNIKFVPGVGEKRASLLEQEMGIQSYEDMLYYIPYKYIDRTRVYTIRELTSDLPYIQVKAKITNLTSVGAGKQMRMVATAYDGTGELELVWFTGHKYLSSQITPDKEYLIFGKPTIFNHKMNIVHPEMDLYETSAKQLVGFQAIYPTTEKMKKSYLTSRLINKIQANIFKAINGRIQETLPAWFIKKHNLIYLHEALYNIHFPENPDMLRKAQYRLKFEELFYIQLNILKLKFNRKAAFQGHLFTTVGDYFNDFYHNHLPFPLTDAQKRVIKEIRSDCGSGKQMNRLLQGDVGSGKTLVAVMCMLIALDNGYQAAIMAPTEILATQHYETISGLLKDTPISVGLLTGSTKKKEREIIHEALSDGRLQILIGTHALLEDVVNFKNVGLVVIDEQHRFGVAQRAKLWQKNTIPPHMLVMTATPIPRTLAMTLYGDLDVSVIDQLPPGRKPITTHHAFEARRLQVYKFIQKELELGRQAYIVYPMISESEKMDYRNLEEGYEHVMSYFAPLGYTADIVHGKLKPTEKEEHMRRFVSGETRILVATTVIEVGVNVPNASIMVIESAERFGLSQLHQLRGRVGRGAEQSYCILMTSYKLSNESRKRIETMTSTNDGFEIAEVDLKLRGPGDIEGTQQSGLTCNLRVANLGKDGRILNEAAQAATLILEDDPLLQKEENQTFATQVKRLFKTKINWRYIS; encoded by the coding sequence ATTTTGGAACTGGCAGGACTGAACATAAAATTCGTACCGGGTGTTGGAGAGAAAAGAGCCTCGTTGCTGGAGCAGGAAATGGGCATCCAAAGCTACGAGGATATGCTCTATTACATCCCCTACAAATACATTGACCGGACCCGTGTCTACACGATCCGGGAACTTACATCAGACCTCCCCTACATTCAGGTAAAAGCTAAAATCACGAACCTCACGTCCGTCGGCGCGGGCAAACAGATGCGCATGGTCGCCACGGCCTACGACGGAACCGGGGAATTGGAACTCGTGTGGTTCACGGGCCACAAATACCTCTCCAGCCAGATCACCCCTGACAAGGAGTACCTAATTTTCGGCAAGCCCACCATCTTCAACCACAAGATGAACATCGTCCACCCGGAAATGGACCTGTACGAAACGAGTGCCAAGCAACTCGTGGGTTTCCAAGCCATCTACCCGACCACGGAGAAGATGAAAAAAAGTTACCTGACCTCCCGGCTGATCAACAAGATACAAGCAAATATTTTCAAAGCTATCAACGGCAGGATTCAAGAAACCCTCCCGGCATGGTTCATCAAAAAACACAACTTGATCTACCTGCACGAGGCTTTGTACAACATCCACTTCCCGGAAAACCCGGATATGCTCCGCAAGGCACAATACCGGCTTAAATTTGAAGAGCTGTTCTACATTCAGCTCAACATACTGAAACTGAAATTCAACCGCAAGGCAGCCTTCCAAGGCCATCTCTTTACCACGGTCGGGGATTATTTCAACGATTTCTACCACAATCACCTACCCTTTCCCTTGACCGACGCGCAGAAACGGGTTATTAAAGAAATCCGTTCCGATTGCGGTTCCGGCAAGCAAATGAACCGCCTGTTGCAGGGAGACGTGGGAAGCGGCAAAACCCTTGTCGCCGTGATGTGTATGCTGATCGCCCTCGACAACGGTTACCAAGCCGCCATCATGGCCCCGACGGAGATTCTCGCCACCCAACATTACGAAACCATATCCGGGCTTCTGAAGGATACCCCGATTAGCGTCGGCCTACTCACAGGTTCCACCAAGAAAAAAGAAAGGGAAATCATTCACGAGGCCCTGTCCGACGGACGTCTGCAAATCCTGATCGGGACACACGCCCTACTGGAAGACGTGGTGAATTTTAAAAACGTGGGACTTGTCGTTATCGACGAGCAGCATCGTTTCGGAGTTGCCCAGCGAGCTAAACTGTGGCAAAAGAACACGATTCCCCCACACATGCTGGTCATGACGGCCACTCCCATTCCCCGGACTCTCGCCATGACCCTCTACGGTGATCTAGATGTATCGGTGATCGACCAACTTCCTCCCGGCCGGAAACCTATCACCACACATCATGCATTCGAGGCAAGACGCCTGCAAGTCTATAAATTCATCCAGAAAGAACTGGAACTCGGCAGGCAGGCCTACATCGTGTACCCCATGATCTCCGAATCGGAAAAGATGGATTACCGGAACTTGGAAGAGGGCTATGAACACGTGATGAGTTATTTCGCCCCCTTGGGATACACGGCGGACATCGTTCACGGGAAACTCAAACCGACAGAGAAAGAGGAACACATGAGGCGTTTCGTATCGGGAGAAACCCGTATTCTTGTGGCAACCACCGTGATCGAAGTCGGGGTAAATGTTCCCAACGCCTCTATCATGGTCATTGAAAGTGCCGAACGTTTCGGACTATCCCAATTGCACCAGCTGCGCGGGCGTGTCGGACGGGGAGCCGAACAATCGTATTGTATCCTGATGACCTCCTACAAACTGTCTAACGAGTCCCGTAAAAGGATCGAGACCATGACCTCCACGAATGATGGCTTTGAGATTGCCGAAGTCGATTTAAAACTACGCGGTCCGGGAGACATCGAAGGAACACAACAAAGCGGGCTAACTTGCAACCTGCGGGTAGCCAACCTAGGGAAAGACGGCCGCATCCTGAACGAGGCTGCCCAAGCTGCCACGCTCATTCTGGAAGACGATCCTCTCCTACAAAAAGAAGAGAATCAAACCTTTGCCACCCAAGTAAAACGTCTTTTCAAAACTAAAATCAACTGGCGATATATCAGTTAA
- a CDS encoding DUF3332 domain-containing protein — protein sequence MKKSFNQMIAVVMIAVSSVAFTGCYGSFSLTSKLHNWNGQVSNAKFVNELVFLGLCILPAYELCCLGDVLIFNSIEFWGGQNPVAMKAGDVEEGQVMYAGHPYHVTKSLNKMVVASEETDAVAEFQYFPEEESWYLMDGQNKAKLMKNTKKMMKAVVAIN from the coding sequence ATGAAAAAAAGTTTTAATCAAATGATTGCTGTTGTGATGATCGCGGTGTCATCAGTGGCTTTCACAGGGTGTTACGGTTCTTTCTCTTTGACTTCCAAGTTACATAACTGGAACGGACAAGTGTCTAACGCTAAATTCGTGAACGAGTTAGTATTCTTGGGATTGTGTATCCTTCCGGCATACGAGTTGTGCTGCTTGGGTGATGTTTTGATCTTCAACTCTATCGAGTTCTGGGGTGGCCAAAATCCGGTTGCCATGAAAGCTGGAGATGTGGAAGAAGGTCAGGTAATGTACGCCGGACATCCTTACCATGTAACTAAATCTTTGAATAAGATGGTAGTTGCAAGTGAAGAGACTGATGCTGTTGCTGAATTCCAATATTTCCCGGAAGAAGAATCTTGGTATTTAATGGATGGTCAGAACAAGGCTAAGTTGATGAAAAACACGAAAAAGATGATGAAAGCTGTTGTAGCGATCAACTAA
- the aspA gene encoding aspartate ammonia-lyase — protein MKTRIEHDLLGNKEVPMDAYYGVQTLRAIENFAGISNYTIGMFPNYVKALAMVKWAAAKANFELGLIPADITNAITAACEEIIDGKLADQFPVDMVQGGAGTSTNMNINEVVANRALELLGHQKGEYQYCHPNNHVNLSQSTNDAYPTSFHLAIILTNKEVVAEIKLLVDSFRRKAKEFEHVLKMGRTQLQDAVPMTLGQEFEAYAYTLEENIERLNEAAKLFLVENMGATAIGTGINSEPEYAEICARELRIISGEEFVLAPNLIAATPDTGACVTYSSELKRFCVQLSKVCNDLRLLSSGPRCGLNEINLPPMQPGSSIMPGKVNPVIPEVVNQVCFRVIGNDTTVMMAAEAGQLELNVMEPVIVYALFNSMQMLTKVMDRLRILCVDGITANADRCKDMVMNSIGIVTALNPTLGYENSSRIAKRALTENRSVYDLVLEEKLLTKEELDNVLRPELMIAPKKFYKKK, from the coding sequence ATGAAAACAAGAATAGAACATGATTTACTAGGCAACAAAGAGGTGCCAATGGATGCGTATTATGGCGTTCAAACTTTGAGAGCTATCGAGAACTTTGCTGGTATCAGTAATTACACGATCGGAATGTTTCCGAATTACGTGAAGGCTTTGGCCATGGTAAAATGGGCTGCCGCGAAAGCAAACTTTGAATTGGGATTGATTCCTGCTGATATTACAAATGCCATCACCGCTGCTTGCGAGGAAATCATCGATGGTAAGTTGGCTGACCAGTTCCCGGTAGATATGGTTCAAGGTGGAGCCGGAACTTCCACGAACATGAACATCAATGAGGTTGTTGCCAATCGTGCATTGGAACTGTTGGGACACCAGAAAGGTGAATACCAATATTGCCACCCGAATAATCATGTGAATCTTTCTCAATCAACGAATGACGCTTATCCTACATCATTCCACTTGGCAATTATCCTGACCAATAAAGAAGTGGTTGCTGAAATTAAATTGTTGGTTGATTCTTTTAGAAGAAAAGCAAAAGAATTCGAACACGTGTTGAAAATGGGACGTACCCAACTTCAGGATGCCGTTCCGATGACTTTGGGCCAAGAGTTCGAGGCATATGCTTACACGTTGGAAGAGAATATCGAGCGTTTGAACGAGGCCGCTAAATTATTCTTGGTAGAAAACATGGGTGCTACGGCTATCGGTACGGGTATCAACTCAGAACCGGAATACGCTGAAATCTGCGCTCGTGAACTTCGCATCATCAGTGGTGAAGAGTTTGTTTTAGCTCCGAACTTGATTGCTGCAACCCCGGATACCGGAGCTTGTGTCACTTACTCTTCAGAATTGAAACGTTTCTGCGTTCAGTTGTCTAAAGTATGTAACGACTTGCGTTTATTGTCCAGTGGCCCGAGATGCGGTTTGAACGAGATCAATTTGCCTCCGATGCAACCGGGATCTTCTATCATGCCGGGTAAAGTGAATCCGGTTATCCCGGAAGTGGTTAACCAAGTATGTTTCCGCGTGATCGGTAATGACACGACCGTGATGATGGCTGCCGAGGCTGGTCAGTTGGAATTGAACGTGATGGAGCCGGTAATCGTTTACGCTTTGTTCAACTCCATGCAGATGTTGACCAAGGTTATGGATCGTTTGAGAATTTTGTGTGTTGACGGAATTACTGCTAACGCTGACCGTTGTAAAGATATGGTGATGAACAGTATCGGTATCGTTACTGCTTTGAACCCGACTTTAGGTTACGAAAATTCATCTCGTATCGCCAAGAGAGCTTTAACGGAAAACAGAAGTGTTTATGACTTGGTTTTGGAAGAAAAATTATTGACGAAAGAGGAGCTGGATAACGTGCTTCGCCCGGAATTAATGATTGCTCCGAAAAAATTCTACAAGAAAAAATAA